aaatagaacttaATTAAGATTTCATTCTACAggatatatatttgaattatgaCTTTTGATTtcgatttataattaaaaagttatttttcttaagtaacttataataataaaaaattagttaaaatgattaaaaagaaaCGTTTTTTTTAAGAAGGAATGTAGTAAGAGTTAGAATCAtaagttaaaattaaagatttcaactttttaatattaaagaaaaaaacaatttactcaattatatcaaaaacattttatttaaacttCAAAGTTATTTCTAACCAAACAAACTTATGACTTTTCTTTGtgttaaaaatcaataaagaaaaactaCTTAAATAAAGTAACAAAATAATAGATAACATAACCTAAGTATTGGTTAAAACCCACGTATGTGCTCTCTATTTTCGAATTTGCTTTAAATTACACCCTTTACCTTCAACTAACCCTTTACTTCCAAATCTCTTATAATACATGGTAATTTAATTGCAATAAAGTTGGTTGAAGGAGCTCAATTCACCTTATAATGGggttatttgatttattttaaaattacggGTTTAATCTGAATCAATGAGCAACAATGGATGACCTTCAAGAACTTTGGCCATTAAAAGTCTTTTAAAACGgtccaatttattttaaaagaaaacgaGCACACTGATTTTCTTTTCAGCATGCATTTCTCCTCTTTCTAGCCCCCACCTTTGGCACctttcaatataaaaagagattttaTCTCCGTCTCTTCTCTATACTTGCTAGCTCCtgctctcctcctcctcctcctcctcctcctaatACTCAGTTTCATATTGCAAAATGGCAAATTTAAGCAAATGGTTCTTTTGTTTCCTAGTTTCTATTACGGTGATAGTAGCGGCAGTTGGGAGAGAGATTTCTGACGGAGAAGAAGCAAGGAGAGAAGCTGATAGAGTGACCAATTTGCCTGGGCAACCACAAGTAAGGTTTCAGCATTATGCTGGTTATGTAAAACTTGGGCCCCAGAATCAGAGGGCATTGTTCTATTGGTTCTTTGAAGCAAAAGAGGACGCTTCTCAAAAGCCTCTAGTTCTGTGGCTTAATGGAGGTTAGCGCAGTTCTAACTTTCTCTCCagcttaatttaaaaatgaaaactttTACACTGATTTCTTGGGTGGATAGAGCATGCCTGAATCATCACGGATCGATGAGGGTCCTTTACTATACTGTCTTGGATAATGTGATCATgtactttgttttctttttaacctAATTGTTTTTAACTATGAAAACAAATGAGTGGTTTTTGGGCTGCTCAGTAATGCTTTAATGTTGACAGAGGAAAGAGATCGATGGAATCCATCGTCTTCCTCCTCTCGTCACATGCCAAGAGAAGTGAATGGATAGAATTCTTTCGATTCACTTTCTTGTTGTTGATAAGGTTAAATAGTATATTCTTACGAGCAACTTTACCAAGTGAAGCAATAGCAAAAGATAAGTTAAATTAACATTATATACTTTTAGATTGTCTATTTGACTGCTTTAAAGTGTTTTCTTATCCAAGTTTCAACTCCAATTTTGCTCATATTTCAAGATAATTGGATTCCCATACCtagttaataatttatcatCTTATTTTAATCTTGGTTGCCCCCTGAAGTTAAGCACGAGGAATATATTATGAGtctactttttaaagtatttttggtttgaaaatatattaaaataatattatttattttttatttaaaacattaaatattagAGTTTGACGGCAGGGTATTTATGAGCGCAAGTCTGTAAATAGTAAAATACCATAAGAGTTTTGAAGCTCATCATGTCATTTATCCCCCCTCAATTATTCTCTGCCAGCTTCCCCAGGGTTCCTTTGCTCCTTTATGcccttttttcaaaatttctttcttctattttgtCTATCAAGGACAAACTTTGGGTCCCATGGACTGTAACCGTTACCATGACGTATGGCCCATAAAAAgggcaaaaaagaaaagcaattaTTAGACGTTTATAACTTGGATATATAATCTACAATTTCTCTTTACAGATtatatataatctaaaaatcattacttttttttttaatttaaacctgattgtttttatgttttaaaagatttttttacttcaaattaatatactttttgtattttaaaatcattttgatactttaatatcaaatattttaatataatttttaataaaaaaatactttgaaaaataatcacaattacATTTCGTTATGAGAAGAACTTTGTTGTTCTCATTGGTgtttacttttgaattttaattttaaaaataattttaaatttttaaaaaaatatgtttagacAGACTCATCAACaccaaaaaatcaatgataTGATCAATCATCAAACCCCAATACTAAAAAATTTCGCCCTTTTTCTCTTTGAATTGTTATCATTAGTGGATTGTTAGCTTAAGGACAAGGATTCATGTTAATTTGCACATGGATAATGATGCATGTCCAGCTTTGCTTGGTCTCTTCCTTCGACTTTAATTTCCATCCAAACGAAGACCATGATTTTCAATTGTTTACTAagatggaacaaaaaaaaaaaaaaaaaaagagtgatttAATGATAAAAGAAGAGTTTAATCCATATCAGGACCTGGGTGCTCCTCCGTAGCTTATGGCGCAGCGCAAGAACTTGGCCCCTTTTTAGTTAGGGGAAACGGAACACAGCTTATTCTCAACAAATACTCTTGGAACAAAGGTAATGCTATATTGAATGAGCTTGTTatctgttaattaattaataatttcttactgtattagtaaataaaacaatttcaattgcaatttttcttttaaaaagaaaaatctttctGTAAAATGAGTATATCATCATATATATTTCCACTTAATTTCTTGCTGATTAATTTTGTTTGCTGATCTACATGTTTGATGGTGTTCATAATAATCAGCTGCAAATATGCTTTTCCTGGAGGCTCCTGTGGGCGTGGGATTTTCATACACAAATAATTCCGAAGATCTATATAAACTAGGTGATAAAGTTACAGCTGAGGACTCTCATACCTTCTTAATCAATTGGTTCAAAAGGTTTCCAAATTTCAAATCACATGATTTTTATATAGCTGGAGAGAGCTACGCAGGCAAGAAGATCCTTTACAAACACATTttcttcattatatatatataatttgaacgAAAAGCTCATTGTTTTTAACTcgtgaatctttttttttcccttttaactAGGGCACTATGTTCCCCAACTAGCTGAGCTCATTTACGAAAGAAACAAAGGAGCCACAAAAAGTTCTTACATAAATCTCAAGGGTTTCATGGTATGTAGTAAGTATTTAGGTTTAGCCTCCATGGAAACATAGAAATATTAATGCAATGGTGTGGtgtgttgatttgaaaaaacaaaaaaaaaatagatcggAAATGCTGTGATTAACGATGAAACGGACTCCGCCGGCATTGTGGATTACGCGTGGAGTCATGCAATTATCTCAGACCAGCTCTACCACAACATAAAGCAATGTGATCATCAAGAAAGCGTAACGAACGAGTGTGTTGTTCATTACAGAGGGTTCGCAGAAGCTTATTCAGACATCGACATTTATAGCATCTACACTCCAGTTTGTCTCTCCGAATATTCTACTCGAAGTTCATCGAGACTTGTCGTCGCGCCTCGCCTTCTTTCAAAATTACATGTAAGAGCACagaaacatcaatcttttagtttTAAGTCATTAGCGAGGGCGAAGAAAACCAGGAACTAATAGACTTGAAAGTTAATACACATAATATTGAGAAATAGTTGGTTTCTTGTTAACATATAATTGGCATCAGAATTAATTAATGGGCAACTGTACATGtgattgtttcttgatttcagGACCTGGTGCATAATCTACCATCAGGATATGATCCATGTACGGAAGGTTATGCAGAGAAGTTTTTCAATAGAGAGGATGTTCAGAAAGCCCTACATGCCAATGTTACCAAATTATCCTATCCTTATACAACATGCAGGTACTCGCTATAAGACTATAAAAGTAAAATActtggtttttgtgttttatgaaTAGAGTTTTGGGTGTTTTAGCTAAAAttgcttgaatatatatatatatataaccttttGGATAAACATTTTGAGAAATTAGAAGCCAATtgacagggtttttttttttttttttttttttttttttttttttttatgacggGCATTGagaaattgataatattgatgtcTCCAAGCTCTATGAAATTGAATCTCTTATAGGAATCCCTATATTCATTGCCATTGATGATCGATGGTGATACAAATAAACATACAGGTGGATTTCATTAGGTGGGGAAGTGATTAAAATTGACCAGTGAGAACCTGTAGCTTTCAAGCATTTAGTGAGAGCTTGTCTCAGATAATCACTATAGCTCTCTTTCTTCCTGCTTTCTCCTAGAAAAATTAAACGACAAAATGTAGCAGATTGGGATTGATTTTTGTTGAGCACCAGTCTCTTTCATTTCCTTATGGCTTCCACCTACCTTTCTCCAATCATTCTAACTGGTTATTGGTATGAAAGCACAtgcataacaaaacaaaaataggcAGTATCAGATCACACCGCCGAGTTATATACATGGGACCAACCTTAGTTGAGGTGAAGACAAGAAAAGCTTGTGTTCTTCCATGGTCCCtatcttaaattttcaaaagaacgTCGTCACATTAATTATAAACAATTGATTCTTTCTAGGGTAAAAATAATGCAGAGTTTATtcctgatgtttttttttttttttttttttatttcttttcctgTGATCACCCCCTTCTCCTCTCTAAAATGAAACTGGAAATGTATACATGTGCCTATTACAGATTTAAGTACTCCAAATTTCATGTGTAATCATTGAGGCCACGAATCATGGATATTATAATAATAGCTAAAAGGAGTAAGTGTTTTACTATGGAATTGTACAGTATGCAATCCTTAGTAAAACACTTGACTCTTTAacaagtatgttttttttttttttttttttttttttttttttttttttatgcaggaattttttttttacttctttctttgtttttttttcttttaacaaaatttttaggtggggtttttttttttttaagttgtattaattttttttatgccttttgggattttttttgcttctttctttgttttttttttcttttaacaaaatttttttgtttaatttagtttattaatgttaaatttttttatttagttatcagatttttatgacatgttttttgaatttaataggttaacctgatttgacaaattaacctataatttttttttgccttttattctttttaattaattttttttgttagtttaatttgttaatgttaaatttctttctatttatttattagactttcatgacacatatcccgaatttcacgagttaacctggtttcacgggtgaacccagttaattctgggttgatccgtcaatttttttttcataaattttttgtttaatttagtttgttaatgttaattttttttatttaattattagattttcatgacacagatcctgaGTTTAACGaattaacatggtttgacgaaTTAACCCggaattgttttttgatttttttttaattaattttttttttagttcagtttattaatgttcactttttttgttatttagttaccagacattcatgacacggatctcaggtttaacgggttaacttggtttgacgagttaacctaaaatttttttattactttttttttctttttaattattttttttgtttagtttattttgttaatgttaaatttatttctatttagttttttttttcttcttagaggttttttttttttattttttcttcttaattaatttagtttattaatattaaagttttttttctaagtagttcTCGGCTAatacctttagtttttctttttgtttttatgctttgacagtggactgcacagtgcaatcACAATGAAAAAGGTtgatgccttttattttttttttaattaattttttttgtttaatttaaattattaatgttaaatttttttctatttagttatcaaactttaatGACACGAATTctgggtttgacaggttaacctaatttgacaagttagcccagttaattctgggctaacccattaatttgcttttttctttttaattttcaaactttcacgatgcgaattcaagatatgacgggttaacctggtttgaagggttaacccaattaattcatattttttttctttttttttattagttctttttttctgttggttttttttctttgttttttttttctttttaacaaatctatttaattatcacacttttatgacacgaccttgcagccataCCCACATCCAATGCTATTAGGTATGGTATTGCAgtccagacacttttatgctaatTAAGGGTTAAcctaagtttaatgttattattaatattataaatattactcttggatcaGATGTTGCAACCAAACCTAAGACTTTTAAGtataactttgcaaaaaaacctaatactttcagatattgactttttttaaaatataaaaaataattgacccgcggcatcgcgcagGGCATGTAACTAGTGATCACTAAAATGTTTAGATTTTTGTTGTGTGTGGCATGAACAGCAATGCAATAAGGAAGTGGAATGACTCTGCGGAAACAATACTGCCCATCATTCAGAAGCTTTTAAACGCTGGATTGCGTATTTGGATCTATAGGTATGCTGATGGAACACCTTTTcgatattaattatcttatgaATTTATCTAAAAAGATTTTAGGAAATGCAAATATTAAgatgttttaaaattcataaaattctgCCGTTTTAGAACTATATCATGAACCATCGAATTAATTGgatgaaaaacaagaaaattattaacttttataaaattctcttgttataaaataatgaaaaagaaaaggctattGTTCTCTCTTAATTTCTTACCATGTTCATAACAACAACATTAATGGTACTGCAGTGGAGACACTGATGGGAGAGTACCAGTAACATCAACAAGGTACAGCATAAACAAAATGGAGTTAAAAGTGAATGAAGAATGGAGGGCATGGTTTCATAAGAGTCAAGTGGCAGGATGGGTTGAGACGTATGAGAGAGGGCTCGTATTAGCCACCGTACGCGGTGCAGGCCACCAGGTTCCTGTCTTTGCACCTCAGCAGtccctttctctcttctctcatttCCTTTCAGCCAAAACTTTGCCGGCTTCTTCAAGGTTCTAGTTCCCACAGTATCGGTACTCGTGATAAAGAGGATTAGAATGTGACCAATCATTGACTCTGTTTAGCAGATTTTGGACACATTTTTCTCCACATTGGGTTCTGTAATTTATCAGACAATCTTTTCTCTTTATCTCATTATGCAAAACTCAGGATTTTAAATCTTGGCTGCTTATAAACATGGATTTCTCTCCAtggttattgaaaaaaaataaaataaaaggagtttAGAGAGCATTAAAAAGATGGGAAAAACAGATAAAAactacataatatatatataagttttttcgAGTACCATATTTATTTATGGAAGAACAAAGAATAGAAAGGTTTTCCATGTCAAGAAACTATACAAAGCAAGTACGATTTGAGTCTGTCCATGTATAGTTCATATTAAAGAAGAAAGGTtgctttatattttcagatcgtGTTCCAAGTAAATTGTTTTATAGCCTGCTGTCGGAAACTGTGcactataaaaatattcattgataaccaaagaataaattaaaaaactgagaGTATAGCATGTCAcgtcatttaattatttttatttaattaaatgtcaatattttttagaaaaaaa
This Populus alba chromosome 7, ASM523922v2, whole genome shotgun sequence DNA region includes the following protein-coding sequences:
- the LOC118049674 gene encoding serine carboxypeptidase-like 35, with the protein product MANLSKWFFCFLVSITVIVAAVGREISDGEEARREADRVTNLPGQPQVRFQHYAGYVKLGPQNQRALFYWFFEAKEDASQKPLVLWLNGGPGCSSVAYGAAQELGPFLVRGNGTQLILNKYSWNKAANMLFLEAPVGVGFSYTNNSEDLYKLGDKVTAEDSHTFLINWFKRFPNFKSHDFYIAGESYAGHYVPQLAELIYERNKGATKSSYINLKGFMIGNAVINDETDSAGIVDYAWSHAIISDQLYHNIKQCDHQESVTNECVVHYRGFAEAYSDIDIYSIYTPVCLSEYSTRSSSRLVVAPRLLSKLHDLVHNLPSGYDPCTEGYAEKFFNREDVQKALHANVTKLSYPYTTCSNAIRKWNDSAETILPIIQKLLNAGLRIWIYSGDTDGRVPVTSTRYSINKMELKVNEEWRAWFHKSQVAGWVETYERGLVLATVRGAGHQVPVFAPQQSLSLFSHFLSAKTLPASSRF